The following proteins come from a genomic window of Girardinichthys multiradiatus isolate DD_20200921_A chromosome 8, DD_fGirMul_XY1, whole genome shotgun sequence:
- the LOC124872537 gene encoding nucleus accumbens-associated protein 2 → MSQLLHVEIPNFGATVLGSLNEQRLLGHHCDVSILVKGQAFKAHRAVLAASSLYFRDLFSSSTKTQFELPSSVTPACFEQILTFCYTGKLTMAASEQLVVMYTAGYLQIQHIVERGMDLMFKANSPHCDSQTAGSLEETGSEPQSPLNNSISLSVASILGTPSWSTSSLILPHRKIKLEVGDPTPISTPSTQTKISTSELGSRLVRAICTAAGGPPIPGMSAFHFQGTTGGGAGGGAGGGTGAERSSPGESSLPTTDSPTSYQNDDEEFEEEPYDGISEETYNHIYGRSANPYGIQDKSEMAAMPLALENRNCVLIRRDLVALPASLISQIGYRCHPKLYTEGDPGEKLELVAGTQVFMTRGQLMNCHLCAGIKHKVLLRRLLATFFDRNTLANSCGTGIRSSTSDPSRKPLDSRVLNAVKLYCQNFNPNFKESEMNVIAADMCTNARRVRKRWLPKIKSMLPDGMEVYRAGMGMSAAAAVGLNLALGVPQSGVPLSFEHDLKSLKQRLYPDPKDPLRTHVGSPGSVLAGAEADGEGEATVQEDQEEDDDEAGSEGVDRSLGAPVLVSVVGSGDTAPDQEAESFGQNVRLNGQ, encoded by the exons ATGTCCCAGCTGCTCCATGTGGAGATCCCGAATTTTGGAGCCACGGTCCTGGGCTCCCTCAATGAGCAGCGACTGCTGGGACATCACTGTGACGTATCCATACTGGTAAAAG GTCAAGCTTTTAAAGCCCACCGGGCGGTTTTGGCAGCCAGCAGCCTCTACTTTCGTGACCTCTTCAGCAGCTCAACCAAGACCCAGTTTGAACTGCCTTCCTCAGTCACACCTGCTTGCTTTGAGCAGATCCTCACATTCTGCTACACAGGGAAGCTAACAATGGCAGCGAGTGAACAGCTGGTTGTCATGTACACAGCTGGCTACCTCCAGATTCAACACATAGTTGAAAGAGGCATGGACCTAATGTTCAAGGCAAATTCACCTCACTGTGACTCACAAACGGCAGGTTCCTTAGAAGAAACAGGATCGGAGCCGCAGAGTCCTCTTAATAACAGTATCAGCCTATCGGTGGCCAGCATTTTGGGAACCCCAAGCTGGTCCACATCATCCCTAATCTTGCCACACCGTAAGATTAAATTAGAAGTGGGTGACCCAACACCAATTTCCACACCCTCAACGCAAACAAAGATTTCAACCTCAGAGCTGGGGAGTCGGCTGGTGAGAGCTATCTGCACTGCAGCCGGAGGGCCTCCTATTCCTGGTATGTCTGCTTTCCACTTTCAAGGAACCACTGGAGGTGGAGCAGGGGGTGGGGCGGGTGGAGGAACAGGTGCGGAAAGATCCAGCCCAGGAGAGTCGAGCCTTCCCACAACAGACAGCCCCACATCCTACCAGAATGATGATGAGGAGTTTGAGGAAGAGCCATATGACGGGATATCAGAGGAGACCTATAATCATATCTATGGACGTTCAGCTAACCCCTATGGGA TCCAGGACAAGTCAGAGATGGCAGCAATGCCATTGGCCTTGGAGAATCGCAACTGTGTGCTCATCCGCAGGGACCTGGTGGCATTGCCAGCAAGCCTCATAAGCCAGATAGGCTACCGCTGCCACCCTAAGCTCTACACTGAGGGAGACCCTGGCGAGAAGCTGGAATTGGTCGCTG GAACCCAGGTGTTCATGACACGAGGCCAACTTATGAACTGCCATCTGTGCGCGGGTATCAAACACAAAGTGTTGCTTCGCCGCCTCTTAGCCACATTCTTTGATAG AAACACTCTAGCAAATAGCTGTGGGACAGGCATCCGCTCTTCTACAAGTGACCCAAGCAGAAAGCCCCTGGACAGCAGGGTCCTCAATGCTGTGAAAC TCTACTGTCAAAACTTTAATCCTAACTTCAAAGAGAGTGAAATGAATGTGATTGCCGCTGACATGTGCACAAATGCAAGGCGGGTCCGCAAGAGATGGCTCCCTAAGATCAAGTCCATGCTGCCTGACGGCATGGAAGTGTATCGCGCTGGCATGGGCAtgagtgctgctgctgctgttggtctgAACCTCGCCCTGGGTGTTCCTCAGTCAGGAGTTCCACTCTCCTTTGAGCACGATTTGAAGAGCCTAAAGCAAAGGTTGTATCCGGATCCCAAGGACCCTCTCAGGACTCATGTAGGCAGCCCCGGTTCAGTGTTGGCTGGAGCAGAAGCTGATGGTGAAGGTGAAGCAACAGTCCAGGAGGATCAGGAAGAGGATGACGATGAAGCTGGTTCGGAGGGTGTGGACCGATCACTGGGGGCACCAGTTTTGGTGTCGGTGGTCGGTTCAGGAGATACGGCACCTGATCAGGAGGCAGAAAGTTTTGGACAAAATGTGAGGTTGAACGGACAGTGA